The Pirellulales bacterium genome window below encodes:
- a CDS encoding efflux RND transporter periplasmic adaptor subunit, translated as MKRTVVILLLLTAVGIGAVWWWNHRKPPATQLTLYGNVDLRQVELAFNNSERIAAVLVQEGDHVRAGQVLAKLDTGRLEPQVAQAEATAAAQRNVVERLHNGNRPEEIAQARANLEAAKADAANARLQYDRMRSLAPKGAASQQQFDDAKASLDVADAKQAMNQKALDLQLLGPRKEEIAENEARLKANEAQLAFLQQQLKDAQLIAPMDAVVRTRIMEPGEMASPQKPVFSLAIIDPKWVRAYVNERDLGHVHQGMVATVAVDSFPDRSFDGWVGFISPTAEFTPKPVETTELRTSLVYEVRVFVKDATDDLRLGMPATVQVALDQAGKAGAATNSRQEAGGTRQDDGADETASGRGWTEGKPRSQPNDEVSPPSAESKR; from the coding sequence ATGAAACGAACGGTCGTGATCCTCTTGCTGCTGACGGCCGTCGGAATCGGCGCCGTGTGGTGGTGGAATCATCGTAAGCCGCCCGCCACGCAGCTCACGTTGTACGGCAACGTCGATTTGCGGCAGGTCGAGTTGGCCTTTAACAACAGCGAGCGGATCGCCGCCGTGCTGGTGCAGGAGGGAGACCATGTCCGCGCCGGGCAAGTGCTGGCCAAGCTCGACACGGGGCGATTGGAACCGCAAGTGGCGCAGGCCGAGGCCACGGCGGCCGCGCAGCGCAATGTGGTCGAGCGGCTGCACAACGGCAATCGGCCCGAGGAAATCGCGCAAGCTCGAGCCAACCTGGAAGCGGCCAAGGCGGATGCTGCGAACGCCCGCCTGCAATACGATCGGATGAGAAGCCTCGCACCCAAAGGCGCCGCGAGCCAGCAGCAATTCGACGACGCCAAGGCGAGCCTCGACGTGGCCGACGCTAAACAAGCAATGAACCAAAAAGCGTTGGACTTGCAATTGCTTGGGCCGCGAAAGGAGGAGATCGCCGAGAACGAAGCCCGGTTGAAAGCCAATGAAGCTCAGCTCGCGTTCCTTCAGCAGCAGCTCAAAGACGCCCAGCTTATCGCGCCGATGGACGCCGTCGTTCGCACACGGATCATGGAGCCGGGCGAAATGGCGTCGCCGCAGAAGCCGGTCTTCTCGCTGGCAATTATCGATCCGAAGTGGGTCCGAGCGTATGTCAATGAACGGGACCTTGGTCACGTGCATCAGGGGATGGTGGCCACAGTGGCGGTCGACAGCTTTCCCGATCGGTCGTTCGACGGCTGGGTCGGTTTCATATCCCCCACGGCCGAGTTCACACCGAAGCCGGTCGAGACCACCGAGCTGCGCACCAGCTTGGTATATGAGGTGCGCGTGTTCGTGAAGGACGCGACGGACGACTTGCGGCTGGGAATGCCGGCAACCGTGCAGGTGGCCCTCGATCAGGCCGGCAAGGCGGGTGCAGCGACGAACAGTCGGCAGGAGGCGGGAGGCACGAGGCAGGACGATGGGGCCGACGAAACGGCGAGTGGCCGGGGCTGGACCGAAGGGAAGCCCCGGTCGCAACCAAACGACGAAGTGTCGCCGCCGTCGGCGGAGAGCAAGCGATGA